The Hylaeus volcanicus isolate JK05 unplaced genomic scaffold, UHH_iyHylVolc1.0_haploid 12284, whole genome shotgun sequence genome window below encodes:
- the LOC128882089 gene encoding uncharacterized protein LOC128882089, producing MAAQALAGKILFELQAAPRASVYARVRATRLVRGNPPEPETVEVFERQAWRLALAKCRLELSSHASERVPRALLQYFKRWRERGFGRLTYRATQVFTGHGCFGVYLCRIGREATAACHHYHEEEHSAQHTLKECPAFSALRRVLRAQIGYDLSHPAVVGAMLVSEKNWRAAVSICEEVISQKEAADGSGGGGALDKDSGWRWGRLE from the coding sequence ATGGCGGCGCAGGCTCTGGCGGGGAAAATTCTCTTTGAACTTCAAGCGGCTCCACGCGCGTCAGTCTATGCGCGCGTGCGGGCTACCCGCCTGGTTCGGGGGAACCCGCCGGAGCCAGAGACGGTCGAGGTGTTCGAACGCCAGGCCTGGCGGCTCGCGCTCGCAAAGTGCCGTTTGGAGCTAAGCTCCCATGCCAGCGAACGCGTTCCCAGGGCTCTCCTGCAGTACTTCAAAAGATGGCGGGAGAGGGGCTTTGGTAGGCTCACCTACCGAGCGACACAGGTATTCACCGGGCATGGTTGTTTCGGCGTCTACCTGTGTCGCATAGGACGGGAAGCCACGGCAGCCTGTCACCACTACCACGAGGAGGAGCACTCGGCGCAGCATACACTGAAGGAATGCCCCGCCTTTTCAGCGCTGCGCCGAGTCCTAAGGGCCCAAATCGGGTATGATCTCTCGCACCCAGCAGTAGTTGGGGCTATGCTGGTGAGCGAGAAGAACTGGAGGGCGGCGGTCTCCATTTGCGAAGAGGTTATCTCGCAGAAGGAAGCCGCAGACGGGTCCGGGGGCGGTGGCGCCCTGGATAAGGATAGTGGCTGGCGGTGGGGACGGCTAGAATGA